The following proteins come from a genomic window of Taeniopygia guttata chromosome 25, bTaeGut7.mat, whole genome shotgun sequence:
- the LOC140680561 gene encoding Fc receptor-like protein 4 produces the protein MGTSRASHYQLVLQVPTQTLLEGDTVTLRCRYRQGNPVSSVFFYHEEKELEFQNGTELFLSHLQLHHSGRYRCRGWVNSRVAQGWEDSAPVTVTVHGEHPTAATPTAPQLFPRNWGSPAPPAPISCPEPFPVPVLEVPPESTEGSPLTLSCLSTPSPLRPRAPLLHVFYRDGQVVGVPQGSPQLMVPAVGVSHLGNYSCEVRSEGGAVQKSSAWLRITVRSECGDGHGEPPQTPWVPPWAPPCPPDTFLGSPHFCPMSPLTPLCSDPIPDIPLPTHTPVPIPPHQLPAPRCDLSPVCVPAVPVANATITLSPLAHQVRAGDPVTLRCSVQVGSAPVTFTWRHNGQEVAQGPLLELGDVNVGHSGTYQCVATNQLDSHQALSPELVLTVTSQGHMDPVVAGIGWALLFLVLLVGVIVAWHRWHRVAARKHQERPSPEPLATPEEGEILYTHVVSTKQAQRPSCITVPQERQVTYTELPGLHGRPCETRDINEIVL, from the exons ATGGGGACTTCCAGagcatcccatt accagctggtgctgcaggtgccGACACAGACACTGCTGGAGGGAGACACGGTGACATTGCGCTGCCGGTACAGGCAGGGCAACCCGGTCAGCTCGGTGTTCTTCTACCATGAGGAGAAGGAATTGGAGTTCCAAAATGGGACCGAGCTGTTCCTGTCCCATCTGCAGCTGCACCACAGCGGCCGCTACCGCTGCAGGGGCTGGGTGAACTCCAGGGtagcacagggatgggaggaTTCGGCaccagtgacagtgacagtgcaCGGTGAGCACCCCACAGCCGCCACCCCAACAGCCCCACAGCTCTTCCCCAGGAACTGGGGGTCACCAGCCCCACCAGCGCCCATTTCCTGCCCTGAGCCcttccctgtgccagtgctggaaGTTCCCCCCGAGTCCACTGAGGGGTCCCCCCTGACTCTCAGCTgcctcagcacccccagccccctgcgACCCCGAGCCCCCCTCCTGCACGTGTTCTACCGGGACGGGCAGGTGGTGGGGGTCCCGCAGGGGTCCCCACAGTTGATGGTACCCGCCGTGGGGGTCTCCCACTTGGGGAATTACAGCTGCGAGGTGCGCTCTGAGGGAGGGGCTGTGCAGAAGAGCAGTGCCTGGCTACGCATCACGGTGCGCAGTGAGTGCGGGGATGGGCACGGGGAGCCCCCACAGACTCCCTGGGtccctccctgggcacctccTTGTCCCCCAGACACATTTCTTGGGTCCCCCCACttctgccccatgtccccactcACCCCTTTATGTTCTGACCCCATTCCTGACATCCCCCTTCCCACCCATACCCCCGTCCCTATCCCCCCACACCAGCTGCCAGCCCCTCGCTGTGACCTCAGCCCTGTCTGTGTCCCCGCAGTGCCCGTGGCCAATGCCACCATCACCCTCAGTCCCCTGGCACACCAGGTGCGCGCAGGGGACCCCGTCACCCTGCGCTGCTCGGTGCAGGTGGGCTCAGCCCCTGTCACCTTCACCTGGCGGCACAACGGGCAGGAGGTGGCCCAGGGTCCCCTCCTGGAGCTTGGGGACGTCAATGTGGGACATTCGGGCACCTACCAGTGCGTGGCCACCAACCAGCTGGACAGTCACCAGGCACTCAGCCCAGAGCTAGTCCTgactgtgacatcacagggacACATGGACCCCG TGGTTGCAGGGATTGGTTGGGCCCTTTTGTTCCTGGTCCTGCTCGTGGGTGTCATTGTGGCCTGGCACCGGTGGCACCGAGTGG ctgccaggaagCACCAGGAAAG GCCCTCCCCGGAGCCCCTGGCCACTCCAGAGGAGGGGGAAATTCTGTACACCCATGTTGTGAGCACCAAACAGGCACAGC GGCCCTCTTGCATCACCGTTCCCCAAGAACGCCAGGTGACCTACACGGAGCTGCCGGGACTCCACGGGCGACCATGTGAGACCAGGGACATCAATGAGATTGTGTTgtga